A DNA window from Coffea arabica cultivar ET-39 chromosome 6c, Coffea Arabica ET-39 HiFi, whole genome shotgun sequence contains the following coding sequences:
- the LOC140008851 gene encoding putative lipid-binding protein AIR1B, translating into MGSKASTTTLALFLAFNLIFFTQVSATPLPTCTAVLDLSVCLSLLGIPIIDVGSQCCSCFNNLVDLDAAACLCAYLKTRSLLTLDLTAAVTAIVNGCGKHYPSGYQCL; encoded by the coding sequence ATGGGTTCCAAGGCCTCCACAACCACCCTAGCTCTCTTTCTTGCCTTTAACCTTATCTTTTTCACTCAGGTCAGTGCCACGCCCCTGCCTACTTGCACAGCTGTCCTGGACTTGAGTGTGTGCCTTTCTTTGTTGGGGATCCCCATCATAGATGTAGGTAGTCAATGCTGCAGTTGCTTTAATAACCTTGTTGACCTCGACGCAGCTGCTTGCCTTTGCGCCTACTTGAAAACTCGGAGCCTCCTCACCCTGGATCTCACAGCTGCCGTTACAGCGATTGTGAATGGCTGTGGCAAGCACTATCCATCAGGGTACCAATGTCTCTGA
- the LOC140008852 gene encoding putative lipid-binding protein AIR1B codes for MGSKASTTTLALFLAFNLIFFTQVSATPLPTCTAVLDLSVCLSLLGIPIIDIGSQCCSCFNNLVDLDAAACLCAYLKTRSLLTLDLTAAVTAIVNGCGKHYPSGYQCL; via the coding sequence ATGGGTTCCAAGGCCTCCACAACCACCCTAGCTCTCTTTCTTGCCTTTAACCTTATCTTTTTCACTCAGGTCAGTGCCACGCCCCTGCCTACTTGCACAGCTGTCCTGGACTTGAGTGTGTGCCTTTCTTTGTTGGGGATCCCCATCATAGATATAGGTAGTCAATGCTGCAGTTGCTTTAATAACCTTGTTGACCTCGACGCAGCTGCTTGCCTTTGCGCCTACTTGAAAACTCGGAGCCTCCTCACCCTGGATCTCACAGCTGCCGTTACAGCGATTGTGAATGGCTGTGGCAAGCACTATCCATCAGGGTACCAATGTCTCTGA